A stretch of Coccidioides posadasii str. Silveira chromosome 2, complete sequence DNA encodes these proteins:
- a CDS encoding uncharacterized protein (EggNog:ENOG410PPGF), whose protein sequence is MERSSAPLVEDFTVRFMSCLIRCVLNYVQLVNKELPIIHYRDQRLSFICEEAGMGHPFEAIDDGGVQLQHLGENLQVAILES, encoded by the coding sequence ATGGAAAGATCATCAGCACCACTTGTGGAGGACTTCACTGTCAGGTTCATGAGCTGCCTTATCCGATGTGTGCTCAACTACGTTCAGCTGGTTAACAAAGAATTGCCTATCATACATTATCGCGACCAACGACTTTCTTTCATATGCGAGGAAGCTGGTATGGGACATCCGTTTGAAGCTATCGATGATGGCGGTGTGCAGCTTCAGCATCTGGGAGAGAATCTGCAAGTGGCAATATTGGAAAGCTAA
- a CDS encoding uncharacterized protein (EggNog:ENOG410PS49) — translation MTISQRCTSSGPRKCSQAAVSTACSINEIVRLNCREQLILEPLRWTGRHVELLQCRFEKPSLAPSVMDSTNKGPGDRFVRALVHAEEYIWREFRTRQILSSPGCPFTALNNLPFYFDRRHISDLPCVVFFPKGDHDRMARGLVPAVAAYVDRARIDHLRLAELYRYQGRRQSEHGSTLFRLKSKEVTSPGHLHDPYILALLIAMAQLQRGALRRRNPEKQLDICSTFACRVLLTDLNDKACIHLFTADISSSFLQKLDLPASRPSASASPFVSIQHTKIPYKPYNTFCDRISSLLLRGYPKRESRE, via the exons ATGACAATCTCTCAACGTTGTACCTCCTCGGGGCCTCGAAAGTGTTCCCAGGCCGCAGTATCGACGGCGTGTTCTATCAATGAAATCGTCAGACTGAATTGCCGAGAACAATTGATCCTTGAACCTCTCCGGTGGACCGGTCGTCATGTTGAGCTACTACAATGCAGATTTGAAAAGCCGTCACTGGCACCATCGGTGATGGATTCTACTAATAAAGGCCCTGGTGACCGATTCGTGCGAGCCCTTGTTCATGCTGAAGAGTATATTTGGCGGGAGTTTAGAACTCGACAGATCCTTTCGTCTCCCGGATGCCCATTTACGGCGTT GAACAACCTTCCCTTCTACTTCGATCGACGCCATATCAGCGATCTTCCCTGTGTTGTCTTCTTTCCCAAAGGCGACCATGACCGCATGGCTAGGGGGCTTGTACCCGCTGTCGCTGCATATGTCGACCGTGCCCGCATCGATCACCTGCGCCTCGCTGAACTATACAGATACCAGGGTAGAAGACAGAGCGAACATGGCAGCACCCTTTTCAGACTCAAGTCAAAGGAGGTCACCTCTCCCGGACACCTGCACGACCCATACATTTTAGCGTTGTTAATAGCCATGGCTCAGCTACAACGGGGTGCTCTGCGGCGACGAAACCCTGAGAAGCAGCTTGATATATGCTCTACTTTTGCG TGCCGCGTATTATTGACTGATCTCAATGATAAGGCATGCATCCACCTCTTTACAGCTGATATCTCCTCCTCGTTTCTCCAGAAACTTGACCTCCCTGCGAGCCGTCCTTCCGCATCAGCATCACCGTTTGTCTCAATCCAGCATACAAAGATACCATATAAACCGTACAACACTTTCTGCGACCGTATTTCCTCGCTTCTGCTACGTGGATATCCGAAACGCGAGTCACGAGAGTGA
- a CDS encoding uncharacterized protein (EggNog:ENOG410PHSQ~COG:H~BUSCO:3911at33183): MAREDLAVDILVIGAGPTGLGAAKRLHQIDGPSWMIVDANETPGGLASTDVTPEGFLYDVGGHVIFSHYKYFDDCLDEALPEKGDWYTHQRISYVRCKEQWVPYPFQNNISMLPKEEQVKCIDGMIDAALEARVSNTKPKTFDEWIVRMMGTGIADLFMRPYNFKVWAVPTTKMQCAWLGERVAAPNLKAVTTNVILQKTAGNWGPNATFRFPARGGTGGIWIAVANTLPKEKTRFGKRGAVTQVDARNKTVTLGDGTRVRYQRLVSTMAVDSLVEQIGDPELTDLSKGLFYSSTHVIGVGIRGERPERIGDKCWLYFPEDNCPFYRATIFSNYSPYNQPDASKQLATKVLADGSKPNNTELRSGPYWSIMLEVSESSLKPVNNETLLAECIQGLVNTSMLKPTDEIVSTYHRRFDHGYPTPTLEREGVLTKLLPRLQDMGIYSRGRFGSWRYEVGNQDHSFMLGVEAVDNIINGATELTLNYPDFVNGRANNERRLVDGAQAFAKVKELEIRN, encoded by the exons ATGGCCAGAGAAGACCT CGCCGTTGACATTCTGGTCATCGGGGCTGGCCCCACCGGTCTCGGAGCTGCGAAGCGCCTGCACCAGATC GACGGCCCGTCTTGGATGATTGTCGACGCGAATGAGACTCCCGGAGGGCTAGCCTCCACTGATGTGACTCCAGAGGGATTT CTTTACGATGTTGGTGGCCATGTTATTTTCTCGCACTACAAATATTTCGACGACTGCCTGGATGAGGCCCTCCCCGAAAAGGGCGACTGGTACACCCACCAACGCATTTCATACGTTCGTTGCAAGGAACAATGGGTTCCATATCCTTTCCAGAACAACATTTCCATGCTTCCCAAGGAGGAGCAGGTGAAGTGTATTGATGGCATGATTGACGCCGCCCTGGAGGCCCGCGTTTCCAACACAAAGCCAAAGACCTTTGATGAGTGGATCGTCCGCATGATGGGCACCGGCATTGCGGATTTATTCATGCGTCCGTATAACTTCAAGGTCTGGGCAGTGCCGACTACAAAG ATGCAATGCGCCTGGCTGGGCGAGCGTGTGGCCGCACCGAACCTGAAAGCGGTGACTACGAACGTTATTCTGCAGAAGACCGCCGGTAACTGGGGTCCAAATGCCACCTTCCGCTTTCCCGCCCGTGGTGGCACCGGTGGTATCTGGATCGCTGTCGCAAATACCCTGCCCAAAGAAAAAACACGCTTCGGTAAACGCGGTGCGGTCACGCAGGTCGATGCTCGGAATAAGACCGTCACTTTGGGCGACGGAACTCGAGTTAGATACCAGCGTTTGGTTTCCACCATGGCCGTGGACTCGTTGGTTGAGCAGATAGGCGACCCGGAGTTGACTGATCTTAGCAAAGGTCTCTTCTATTCATCCACACATGTCATCGGGGTCGGTATTCGCGGAGAGCGACCAGAGAGAATTGGTGATAAATGTTGG CTTTATTTCCCCGAAGACAACTGCCCATTCTATCGTGCAACCATCTTCTCTAACTACTCTCCATATAACCAGCCAGATGCTTCGAAGCAGCTAGCTACGAAAGTACTGGCAGATGGCTCTAAGCCGAACAACACCGAGCTCCGATCAGGCCCATACTGGTCGATCATGCTTGAAGTTTCCGAGTCATCCCTCAAGCCAGTCAACAATGAGACTTTATTGGCTGAATGCATCCAGGGCTTGGTGAATACTTCAATGCTCAAGCCCACAGACGAAATCGTCTCCACTTATCATCGCCGCTTCGACCACGGTTACCCTACGCCTACGCTTGAACGCGAGGGTGTCCTCACGAAGCTTCTCCCGCGCCTACAGGATATGGGCATTTACTCACGTGGCCGTTTCGGCAGCTGGCGCTATGAAGTCGGCAATCAAGACCACTCCTTCATGCTTGGAGTCGAAGCAGTGGACAACATCATCAATGGTGCCACCGAATTAACCCTGAATTACCCAGACTTCGTCAATGGAAGAGCGAACAACGAACGAAGACTTGTCGATGGCGCCCAGGCGTTTGCTAAGGTTAAGGAGTTGGAGATCCGAAACTAA
- a CDS encoding uncharacterized protein (EggNog:ENOG410PPGF), which translates to MRVSAENIVSIVAVKYYIKLFHFNITNDFIRCFKTLHPTDANSDHSTYLMVDSTAWFDMREVAGRKYFVRHLVALVAWADAAFSATVNLEDPEDSEDAGDVEDYMDIGE; encoded by the exons ATGCGTGTATCTGCAGAGAA TATCGTCTCCATCGTGGCAGTCAAGTACTACATCAAACTTTTCCACTTTAACATCACGAATGACTTCATTCGCTGTTTCAAGACACTCCATCCAACCGACGCAAATTCTGACCACTCTACCTATCTAATGGTGGACTCGACGGCTTGGTTTGATATGCGTGAGGTAGCCGGCCGCAAGTACTTTGTGCGTCACCTAGTCGCCTTGGTAGCATGGGCGGATGCAGCATTCAGCGCTACGGTCAACTTGGAGGACCCAGAAGATTCAGAGGACGCCGGAGATGTAGAGGACTATATGGATATAGGAGAATAG
- a CDS encoding uncharacterized protein (EggNog:ENOG410PIVX~COG:S~BUSCO:5643at33183), with the protein MTSRPQQSTELPATAPMVSHPEAAGRARTVRAAPSLTSARYPHLQHRRRFSGGRSHHGGSSNQPLNEFPIFSVTGDVELVIRASNQERKYLLHRLILAQNSGFFEADTSEEWSGVQAQREAAVSTSSVGPLPGNVPDGLEAIQESDQESRASPPSAPKKNRWRYELDWENREQDEMPILVQKPPTASNAVFGETRPQQPPPARNKPPPPQQGFFRTMANLTGIQSALHLPSTLTVEEPPVDPTIRDYDNLFRIFYNHSPLLNSVNIASAYSECKSLLTLADMYDALPVVGPRVDHHLLRFSSRLYKQIAKYPPSYLKLGYLARSRVIFAEALIHVVGQWPAALPYLGPNSYAPLPDPVLDLIEDKVDDLEDMIARTEGKLFRLTLTTSRGERVSPNNAYLDWLAVSLFRQFLVENTTPPPASILKNSSSQQTRNIHSSGSTGSNPTSRQNNSATNTPAGGGTANRPAPPPFSIGRTYRLLGSSNSQAYLPHDELKRFLKLHPSSDSLYSRENFKRFERKMDEIKRLAREIVKPLMRNFLELDLRGGSDDDSSSHGSLLPYLTCTRVEQADFPWD; encoded by the exons ATGACATCGCGTCCTCAGCAATCCACGGAACTCCCCGCGACCGCGCCCATGGTTTCCCACCCTGAGGCCGCGGGCCGTGCCAGAACCGTCCGCGCTGCCCCGTCCCTGACCTCCGCTCGCTATCCTCATCTCCAGCACCGCCGTCGCTTCAGTGGAGGCCGCTCGCACCACGGCGGCTCCTCCAACCAGCCTCTCAACGAGTTCCCCATCTTCTCCGTCACCGGCGACGTGGAGCTTGTCATCCGGGCGTCGAATCAGGAGAGGAAGTACCTGCTGCACAGGCTGATATTGGCGCAGAACTCCGGCTTCTTCGAGGCCGATACCAGCGAGGAATGGTCCGGGGTGCAGGCCCAGCGCGAAGCTGCCGTCTCTACGAGCTCAGTTGGACCTCTGCCGGGGAACGTCCCCGACGGGCTGGAGGCCATCCAGGAGAGTGATCAGGAGTCGCGTGCTTCGCCCCCTAGCGCCCCAAAGAAGAATCGCTGGAGGTATGAATTGGATTGGGAGAATAGGGAGCAGGATGAGATGCCAATTCTCGTGCAGAAG CCTCCCACCGCGAGCAATGCTGTATTCGGCGAAACCAGACCGCAACAGCCGCCTCCGGCAAGAAATAAACCTCCACCGCCCCAGCAGGGCTTCTTTCGAACGATGGCGAATCTGACTGGCATCCAGTCCGCTCTCCATCTTCCAAGCACGTTGACCGTAGAGGAGCCTCCGGTCGACCCGACGATACGTGATTACGATAATCTGTTCCGCATCTTCTACAACCATTCTCCTCTTCTCAATTCTGTCAACATCGCGTCTGCTTATTCCGAATGCAAGTCGCTGCTTACCCTGGCGGACATGTACGACGCCCTTCCCGTGGTCGGTCCCCGTGTCGATCACCATCTGTTACGATTCTCCTCGCGGTTATATAAACAGATCGCGAAATACCCACCAAGCTACCTTAAGCTTGGTTACCTGGCGCGTAGTCGGGTCATCTTCGCAGAGGCCCTTATCCACGTCGTCGGTCAATGGCCGGCGGCGCTGCCGTACCTTGGCCCCAATTCCTATGCTCCACTTCCCGATCCAGTTTTAGATCTGATTGAGGATAAAGTCGACGACCTGGAGGACATGATTGCGCGAACAGAAGGCAAGCTCTTCCGCCTTACCCTGACCACATCCAGGGGTGAACGCGTTAGCCCCAACAACGCGTACTTGGATTGGCTGGCCGTCTCGTTGTTCCGCCAATTCCTGGTCGAAAACACCACTCCGCCACCTGCGTCGATATTGAAGAACTCGTCCTCTCAGCAAACCCGCAACATCCACAGCTCTGGCTCAACAGGCTCCAATCCTACCAGTCGCCAGAACAATTCCGCAACCAATACGCCTGCCGGTGGTGGCACTGCCAACCGCCCTGCACCGCCGCCATTCTCCATCGGCCGCACTTATCGCCTGCTCGGCTCATCTAACTCCCAGGCTTACCTCCCACATGACGAACTCAAACGCTTCCTTAAACTGCACCCGTCATCTGACTCTCTCTACTCGCGCGAGAATTTCAAGCGTTTTGAGCGGAAGATGGACGAGATTAAGCGGCTTGCCAGGGAGATAGTGAAACCCTTGATGCGGAACTTCCTCGAACTGGATTTGAGAGGCGGCAGCGATGACGATTCCTCTTCCCATGGCTCGCTTTTACCTTACTTGACGTGCACGAGAGTCGAACAAGCTGATTTCCCATGGGATTAA
- the DIA4 gene encoding Serine--tRNA ligase, mitochondrial (EggNog:ENOG410PHEH~COG:J~BUSCO:5157at33183): MTAPYICLNCWRTCLRALQFRRPFSSCPRILHDSNSSAITRPPTGPKPVPNVKHIRENAELYSQNCIDRNYRSLSEYPSRIKTLADEAAQLQRSLNAPRSKIKQVQRAIAKLATSSTEGKGKASGKNEELDALHLEAKQLKHASQSMTDRREKCLEEVQQLALSLPNLTSKETPRGDIPRVVNYINYDPRSPPGFVSSPEPTRNHVSIGTSLGLLDFTSSATSTGWGWYYLTNEGALLEQALVQYALSVAMRRGWKPVSPPTLVYSYIAEACGFQPRDVNNEQQIWSIEQNEKDKSKPQRCLTGTAEIPLAAMYAGQEIPADKLPLKFIGISRCYRAEAGARGVDTKGLYRVHEFTKVELFGWADDIPEANSKSATTTTTTTTTSSSSSSTLFSEMLSIQTEILSSLNLPCRILEMPTADLGASAARKQDIETLFPSRLHHTLTQQPSQAESFDHNGWGEVTSASICTDYQSRRLGTRVRTGAAARFPHTVNGTAVAVPRVLAAILENGWDEKRGVVIVPEVLRNWMGGIETIGGREGMVE, translated from the coding sequence ATGACAGCACCATATATCTGCCTAAACTGCTGGCGAACATGTCTGCGAGCCTTGCAATTCCGCCGTCCATTCTCTTCCTGTCCTCGCATCCTTCATGACTCCAATTCCTCCGCCATTACCCGTCCACCAACTGGGCCCAAACCGGTTCCCAACGTCAAGCACATTCGCGAAAACGCCGAGCTCTACTCCCAAAACTGCATTGACCGAAACTACAGATCCCTCTCCGAGTATCCTTCCCGAATCAAAACCCTCGCGGACGAAGCCGCCCAGCTGCAACGATCCCTCAACGCTCCACGATCAAAAATAAAACAGGTTCAAAGAGCCATTGCGAAGCTAGCTACGTCGTCCACTGAGGGAAAAGGCAAAGCTTCGGGTAAAAATGAAGAGTTGGACGCGTTGCACCTGGAGGCGAAACAGCTCAAACATGCGTCGCAGTCGATGACCGACCGGAGGGAGAAATGCCTTGAGGAAGTACAACAGCTTGCACTCTCGCTGCCCAACCTCACCTCGAAAGAGACTCCGCGTGGAGACATTCCCCGCGTAGTTAATTATATCAATTACGACCCGCGATCTCCTCCCGGGTTCGTTTCCTCACCTGAACCAACGCGGAACCACGTTTCTATCGGCACCTCTCTTGGGTTGTTGGACTTTACCAGCTCCGCGACCTCGACGGGATGGGGGTGGTACTATCTTACGAACGAAGGGGCACTACTCGAGCAGGCTTTGGTTCAATACGCGCTCAGTGTCGCCATGCGTCGAGGCTGGAAACCTGTTTCTCCGCCCACACTGGTCTACTCGTATATCGCCGAGGCATGTGGTTTCCAGCCACGCGATGTGAACAATGAACAGCAGATCTGGTCAATTGAGCAGAATGAGAAGGATAAGAGCAAACCACAGAGGTGTCTAACGGGTACAGCGGAGATCCCTCTAGCCGCAATGTATGCCGGCCAGGAGATCCCGGCCGACAAACTCCCCCTAAAATTCATCGGCATAAGCCGATGTTATCGTGCCGAAGCGGGCGCCCGAGGCGTTGACACAAAGGGCCTGTACCGGGTGCATGAATTTACCAAAGTCGAACTCTTCGGCTGGGCCGACGACATCCCAGAAGCCAACTCCAAGAGCGCAACAACCactaccaccaccaccaccacatcctcctcctcctcctccaccctcTTCTCCGAAATGCTCTCCATCCAAACCGAGATCCTCTCATCCTTAAACCTGCCCTGTCGCATCCTCGAAATGCCCACCGCAGACCTCGGCGCCAGCGCTGCCCGAAAACAAGATATCGAAACTCTCTTCCCATCCCGCCTGCACCACACCCTTACACAACAACCATCCCAAGCTGAGTCCTTTGACCACAATGGCTGGGGAGAAGTAACTTCTGCCTCCATATGCACCGACTACCAGAGCCGTCGGCTCGGAACGCGCGTGCGCACGGGTGCAGCGGCTAGGTTTCCCCATACGGTTAACGGCACGGCGGTAGCGGTGCCAAGGGTCCTGGCTGCTATTTTAGAGAACGGGTGGGATGAAAAGCGGGGTGTGGTGATTGTGCCCGAGGTTCTGAGGAACTGGATGGGTGGTATTGAGACGATTGGGGGAAGAGAAGGCATGGTGGAGTGA
- the PKH3 gene encoding pkb-activating kinase-like protein (EggNog:ENOG410PGTT~COG:T~BUSCO:2272at33183) gives MDGDLSLSQSFGGLRIANPDDVPPGGLDERSSSAPLPPAEAKRENDVNVSSNVASSSPSNTPSMPMHPQPQDQQYAPSQNPPATSVRPLSTYLPPSTNGNTSPISRGDSYRIRTEPSSPAPDFPSRSDSRSRSAMLQAGVPIRDTTHSDRSYKEPQHYGENAALPPRRSSRAVHNNSKPHRSGSQYNPENRPTHSSGDWQERGSAVAVRQEIDANGKPVSKTVRKGVRDFQFGRTLGEGSYSTVVAGTDRQTLKEYAIKILDKRHIIKEKKVKYVNIEKDTLNRLTEHPGVVRLYYTFQDENSLYFVLDLALGGELLNFLKRIGTFDEECTRFYGAEILDAIDYMHKRGIIHRDLKPENVLLDSQMHVKITDFGTAKILDPPQRPDEGSGGILDSDMSGRDRANSFVGTAEYVSPELLTEKNACKASDLWAFGCIIYQLLAGRPPFKAVNEYLTFQKIVNLDYEFPKGFPPVARDLVERLLVADPTRRLPIEHIKNHEFFKGITWGRGLWKQKPPRLKPYVPPPPEPIKLNGNTNDDSFPPNINTAQSQNNRPYPRVITELPPPSQLDIEWSPVLTRPNERILKMGNLTVSSSPAPHRSQNRHGNGDSDAPKKLSRFFGGATTKKRQRLVIATSAGRVIIVPSGGDEKKAKLEVSLLQSDTHYRSSTDLKGHSSWIIDTRDKHLVFEEVKSSSAETNTSALSTQEWMETLDRSREMGALNPRTGSYMGDEEEISGGRGQLTKNQGPTDSDSVKAKKRFSRRHSKNGLSAVF, from the exons ATGGACGGAGATCTCAGTCTTTCGCAGTCCTTTGGTGGCTTGCGCATCGCTAACCCCGATGATGTGCCCCCTGGAGGTCTAGATGAACGTTCAAGCTCCGCCCCTCTTCCACCGGCAGAGGCGAAACGGGAAAACGACG TGAATGTTTCGAGCAATGTGGCGTCTTCGTCACCGTCGAACACACCGTCGATGCCCATGCACCCCCAGCCCCAGGACCAGCAATATGCACCTTCACAAAATCCCCCTGCTACTTCTGTGAGGCCACTATCGACTTACTTACCACCGTCGACGAACGGTAATACATCGCCAATCAGCAGAGGTGACTCATACCGCATTCGCACGGAACCGTCTTCCCCTGCCCCGGATTTTCCCTCGAGAAGTGACTCCCGCAGCCGGTCAGCTATGTTGCAAGCTGGCGTTCCTATTCGAGACACAACCCATAGTGACAGGTCGTACAAAGAGCCCCAACATTATGGCGAGAATGCCGCGTTACCACCCAGGAGGAGCTCACGTGCGGTGCACAACAATTCCAAGCCTCATCGTTCAGGCTCTCAGTATAACCCGGAAAACCGGCCTACACACAGTTCTGGAGACTGGCAGGAGCGTGGCTCTGCCGTCGCTGTACGTCAAGAAATCGACGCGAACGGCAAACCCGTCTCAAAGACTGTTAGGAAGGGCGTCAGGGATTTCCAATTTGGCCGAACTCTCGGAGAAGGCTCTTATAGCACTGTTGTGGCTGGAACAGACCGCCAAACCCTGAAGGAGTACGCCATCAAGATACTTGATAAGCGTCACAtcatcaaagaaaagaaagttaAATATGTCAATATTGAGAAGGACACCCTAAACAGACTTACCGAACATCCGGGAGTGGTTCGACTATACTACACTTTTCAGGATGAAAACTCCCTTTACTTTGTTCTCGATCTAGCCCTGGGTGGTGAACTCTTGAACTTCCTCAAACGAATAGGAACCTTTGACGAGGAGTGCACCAGATTCTATGGTGCGGAAATTCTAGATGCCATCGATTACATGCACAAGCGTGGAATCATTCATCGTGACTTGAAACCGGAAAACGTACTATTGGACAGCCAGATGCATGTCAAGATTACAGACTTTGGCACTGCTAAAATCTTGGACCCTCCGCAACGACCAGATGAGGGTTCTGGAGGCATCCTTGATTCAGATATGTCTGGCCGAGACAGAGCTAACTCATTTGTTGGAACGGCAGAATATGTTAGCCCAGAGCTCCTTACTGAGAAAAATGCCTGTAAAGCTAGCGACCTATGGGCATTTGGTTGCATCATATATCAGTTGTTGGCAGGAAGGCCACCATTCAAGGCAGTCAACGAATACCTGACATTCCAGAAGATCGTCAATCTGGACTACGAATTTCCGAAGGGTTTCCCGCCCGTCGCCCGAGATCTAGTGGAGAGACTCCTCGTTGCTGATCCCACTCGAAGACTCCCAATCGAGCACATCAAGAACCATGAATTCTTCAAAGGTATTACCTGGGGTCGAGGCCTTTGGAAACAGAAGCCGCCTCGTTTAAAGCCGTATGTGCCACCACCTCCCGAACCTATCAAGCTCAATGGAAATACGAATGACGACAGCTTCCCCCCAAATATCAATACCGCCCAGTCGCAAAACAATAGACCCTACCCGCGGGTTATCACCGAATTACCCCCTCCATCGCAACTTGATATCGAATGGTCTCCAGTGCTAACACGACCAAATGAGCGCATATTAAAGATGGGAAACCTGACCGTTTCGTCATCGCCTGCTCCTCATCGATCCCAGAATAGGCATGGAAACGGGGACAGCGACGCTCCCAAGAAGCTCTCTCGATTCTTCGGTGGTGCTACGACTAAAAAGCGCCAGCGTTTAGTTATAGCGACTTCCGCAGGGCGTGTGATAATTGTGCCTTCCGGTGgagatgaaaagaaagcaaaacTAGAAGTATCTCTCCTGCAATCGGACACTCATTATCGAAGCTCGACAGATCTAAAGGGGCATTCGTCATGGATAATTGATACG CGAGACAAACATCTCGTCTTTGAAGAAGTAAAGTCTTCTTCCGCCGAAACGAACACGTCTGCTCTTTCCACGCAGGAATGGATGGAAACACTGGATCGATCGAGAGAGATGGGCGCGTTAAACCCCAGAACAGGATCTTATATGGGTGATGAAG AAGAAATTTCCGGAGGAAGAGGGCAACTTACGAAAAACCAAGGCCCTACAGATTCCGATTCAGTCAAAGCTAAGAAGCGTTTCAGTCGCCGACATTCAAAGAACGGTCTCTCGGCCGTTTTCTAG